The Paenibacillus sp. RUD330 genome has a segment encoding these proteins:
- a CDS encoding HK97 family phage prohead protease: protein MTKTKEKRTLPIRMEIRETEATETESSKRTITGAIKYDTDSEEMRDYYGDSFVEQIAAGAFDESLAARGVVGLWSHDTSQVLGNTRSGTLRVTSDKTELRFELDLPNTTHGNDAFETIRRGDVDGVSFGMLVTKEKWASESREGGGKLYKRTILNAELYEISPVAFPAYPANEVSARSLGDFKAEERRAADEYRKKLLLMELDL from the coding sequence GAGAAGAGAACCCTGCCGATCCGGATGGAGATCAGGGAGACGGAAGCGACGGAGACGGAGTCGAGTAAACGGACCATCACAGGGGCCATCAAGTACGATACTGACAGCGAAGAAATGCGCGATTACTATGGCGACTCCTTCGTTGAGCAGATCGCGGCAGGCGCCTTCGACGAGAGCCTTGCTGCTCGCGGAGTCGTCGGTCTGTGGTCGCACGACACATCTCAGGTGCTCGGGAACACCAGGAGCGGCACGCTGCGCGTTACCAGCGACAAGACAGAGCTCCGTTTCGAGCTGGACTTGCCCAACACAACGCATGGGAATGACGCTTTCGAGACAATAAGACGTGGCGATGTGGACGGCGTTTCCTTCGGGATGCTGGTCACCAAGGAAAAGTGGGCCTCGGAGTCTCGGGAGGGCGGCGGGAAGCTCTACAAGCGGACCATCCTGAACGCCGAGCTCTACGAAATCTCTCCCGTTGCCTTCCCAGCCTACCCGGCCAATGAAGTTTCCGCCCGGTCCCTGGGTGATTTCAAAGCTGAGGAACGGCGAGCTGCTGACGAATATCGCAAAAAGCTGCTGCTGATGGAACTGGATCTCTGA
- a CDS encoding phage major capsid protein, with translation MIELTRELRELLAQLNQAKTEVRSMIGQNKVDEADKRMEEVRSLQKKVDLLTQLDTEDRENLGVGGSGAEIGGQKGLESREDAELETEYRGIFLRGVRRQHITADMQSVISEYQRRTVLNEGQTNPAIPDGDLSILVPKDVQTMIHKVSRSLDDLSEFVTVEPVTALSGSRVLENYGTMTPFAVMDEYAPVPEIGGPTFTPVNYKLKDRGGFLPITNNLLQDTDQNLLAYITNWIGRKAVVTRNTLITNLLTTWTKQAMSGLDPIKKVLNVGLDPAISANAVILTNQDGYDWLDTQKDSTGRYLLTDDITQPGRKLFRGRQVIVVANRYLPSEGTTTIKAPMFIGDLKQAIVLFSRMFYELDTTKEGGDAWRRRTTELRAVIRDDIQKWDAESVVFAQVTLS, from the coding sequence GTGATTGAATTGACGAGAGAACTGCGCGAACTGCTGGCCCAACTGAACCAAGCAAAAACGGAAGTGCGCTCCATGATCGGCCAGAACAAGGTCGATGAGGCTGATAAACGGATGGAAGAAGTCCGCAGCTTGCAGAAGAAAGTCGACCTGCTGACGCAACTGGACACGGAGGACCGCGAAAACCTCGGCGTCGGTGGTTCTGGAGCGGAAATTGGCGGCCAAAAAGGGCTGGAAAGCCGCGAAGATGCGGAGCTGGAGACCGAGTATCGGGGAATCTTCCTGCGCGGCGTGCGCCGGCAGCACATAACGGCTGATATGCAGAGCGTCATTTCCGAGTACCAGCGTCGGACGGTTCTGAATGAAGGACAAACGAACCCGGCTATTCCGGATGGAGACCTGTCCATTCTGGTGCCGAAAGACGTCCAAACGATGATTCACAAGGTCTCTCGGAGCCTAGATGACCTTTCCGAATTCGTAACGGTTGAGCCTGTCACGGCGCTTTCCGGATCCCGGGTCCTCGAAAACTACGGAACGATGACGCCTTTCGCGGTCATGGATGAATACGCTCCAGTTCCTGAAATCGGCGGACCTACGTTCACGCCGGTCAACTACAAGCTGAAGGATCGCGGCGGATTCCTGCCAATCACCAACAATTTGCTCCAAGATACAGACCAAAACCTGCTGGCATACATCACAAACTGGATCGGCCGCAAAGCCGTCGTAACGCGGAATACGCTGATTACGAACCTGCTCACTACCTGGACAAAGCAGGCGATGTCGGGTCTGGATCCGATCAAGAAGGTCTTGAACGTTGGGCTCGACCCGGCAATCAGTGCTAACGCCGTCATCTTGACGAACCAGGACGGCTATGACTGGTTGGATACGCAAAAGGATTCGACCGGCAGGTACCTTCTCACCGATGACATCACGCAGCCAGGCCGAAAACTGTTCCGCGGACGTCAGGTCATCGTTGTTGCAAACCGATACCTTCCGAGCGAAGGCACGACGACGATCAAAGCTCCTATGTTCATCGGCGATCTGAAGCAAGCGATCGTACTCTTCAGCCGCATGTTCTATGAACTGGACACTACCAAAGAGGGCGGAGACGCCTGGAGACGTCGCACGACGGAACTCCGCGCTGTCATTCGTGACGACATTCAGAAGTGGGATGCAGAGTCCGTCGTCTTCGCTCAAGTCACGCTGTCCTAA
- a CDS encoding HK97 gp10 family phage protein, with the protein MSFKIEGLDHLSKALGHAARDKNRYNELRYDVGKQHLKNCAAEVPVSSGRLRASFNREAYKGQKEWILFVDPSETIEVGTKVWYARMVEDGHKLVKVTRKKMKNGRIRRTKKNLGFVPGTHFFKRALEKTNRDIPEMVDDFIQEIGKEAGFDVS; encoded by the coding sequence ATGAGTTTCAAGATCGAAGGTCTCGACCACCTTTCCAAGGCGCTGGGGCATGCGGCTCGAGACAAAAATCGTTACAACGAGCTTCGCTACGATGTCGGGAAGCAGCACCTAAAGAATTGTGCTGCCGAGGTGCCGGTCAGCTCCGGGCGTCTCCGGGCTTCTTTCAATCGTGAGGCCTATAAGGGACAGAAGGAATGGATCCTGTTTGTGGATCCTAGCGAGACGATCGAAGTCGGCACCAAAGTCTGGTACGCTCGCATGGTTGAAGATGGCCACAAGCTGGTAAAAGTGACACGCAAGAAGATGAAGAACGGCCGGATTCGGAGAACCAAGAAGAATCTCGGCTTTGTCCCCGGTACTCATTTCTTCAAGCGGGCGTTGGAGAAGACGAACCGAGACATTCCTGAAATGGTCGACGACTTCATCCAGGAGATCGGGAAGGAGGCGGGCTTCGATGTTTCGTAG
- a CDS encoding phage tail tube protein, whose product MPAGFNGERIISGTGGELWIDGDYVAEVKAFQAKLEFNKEDVQLAGNMGVDSKFMGYKGNGSVRLHKVNSRMIKKYSAAIQKGILPRATILSSLNDPAAFGAERVTVSDASFNDLTLADWEAGVKGETEAPFTFTKWETNDLITGGGI is encoded by the coding sequence ATGCCAGCAGGCTTTAATGGCGAAAGGATTATCAGCGGTACGGGTGGTGAGCTCTGGATCGATGGCGACTATGTCGCTGAGGTCAAAGCATTCCAAGCCAAGCTTGAGTTCAACAAAGAGGATGTGCAGTTGGCGGGGAATATGGGCGTCGATTCGAAATTCATGGGCTATAAAGGAAATGGCAGTGTCAGGCTGCACAAGGTTAACTCGCGGATGATTAAGAAGTACAGTGCCGCCATCCAAAAAGGCATTCTGCCTAGAGCGACCATCCTGAGCTCGTTGAATGATCCAGCAGCATTCGGGGCCGAAAGGGTTACTGTCTCGGATGCCAGTTTCAACGACCTCACCTTGGCCGACTGGGAAGCCGGCGTTAAAGGTGAGACGGAAGCGCCATTCACATTCACAAAATGGGAAACCAATGATCTTATTACGGGCGGAGGAATTTAA
- a CDS encoding phage tail sheath subtilisin-like domain-containing protein, giving the protein MALGLPNVNIVFKSIATAAIQQGGAGVLAIVLKDTSVSTGLVEYKLRPGDEIPAGLTVVNKNHIALAMIGTPAMVKVVVIPSTASDYSAAYNYLETIPWNVGTVPGIAAGDVSSAATWAKGMYDAKDRKIMFVLPNHAGDHPAIVNFATDNIYVGATSYTTTNFLARIAGLLAGLSLTVAPTYQVLPDVTDVPKLTKTEANTAIAAGKLVLINDGEKVKIARGVTSLTTLADPFGAEWQKIKLVRVFNKIYTDIKQTIEDNYIGKVSNSYTNKLLLLNAVNAYYEEMELQGILDPGLSRADINIAAQRAYLKTILGADAVAAMNDQQVKEANTRDKVFLGGPLRALDAIEDFDMQIYL; this is encoded by the coding sequence ATGGCACTCGGTTTGCCTAATGTAAATATCGTGTTCAAATCCATTGCCACCGCAGCGATTCAGCAGGGCGGCGCGGGCGTGTTGGCGATTGTACTCAAGGACACGTCCGTCTCGACAGGCCTCGTTGAGTACAAGCTGCGCCCAGGCGATGAAATCCCGGCCGGACTGACGGTGGTCAACAAAAACCATATCGCTCTGGCAATGATAGGCACGCCTGCAATGGTGAAGGTCGTCGTAATACCATCGACCGCGTCGGACTATTCCGCTGCGTACAACTACCTGGAAACCATTCCATGGAATGTCGGGACTGTCCCCGGAATCGCCGCCGGAGATGTGTCCTCAGCGGCTACATGGGCCAAGGGCATGTATGACGCCAAGGATCGGAAGATCATGTTCGTATTGCCGAACCACGCCGGTGACCACCCGGCTATCGTGAATTTTGCTACCGACAACATCTATGTTGGTGCCACGAGCTACACAACGACCAATTTTCTGGCCCGGATTGCCGGACTGCTCGCCGGCCTATCGCTCACCGTGGCCCCAACCTATCAGGTGCTGCCAGATGTGACGGATGTGCCGAAGCTTACGAAAACCGAGGCCAACACAGCCATTGCCGCCGGCAAGCTGGTCCTGATCAATGACGGTGAAAAGGTCAAGATTGCTCGAGGGGTGACGTCCCTTACGACGCTGGCCGATCCGTTTGGTGCCGAATGGCAAAAAATCAAACTGGTCCGGGTGTTCAACAAAATCTATACGGACATCAAGCAGACGATCGAGGACAACTATATCGGCAAGGTCTCCAACTCGTACACCAATAAGCTCCTGCTGCTAAATGCGGTGAATGCTTACTACGAGGAAATGGAGTTGCAAGGTATTCTGGATCCGGGGCTCAGCCGGGCAGACATCAATATAGCTGCTCAACGGGCATACCTCAAGACGATCCTCGGTGCCGATGCAGTTGCTGCCATGAATGATCAGCAAGTCAAAGAAGCCAATACCAGGGACAAAGTATTTCTCGGCGGCCCGCTGCGGGCACTCGACGCCATTGAGGACTTCGATATGCAAATTTACCTCTAG
- a CDS encoding DUF6838 family protein, whose translation MFRSSLDAIRRLLKDTIPEVTTTYVNTVPDGFKQPSFFVQLATHSGEFLNLNYRQQRMTWQIVYFPKLARGQEPDAFDQIDVSDRLMTALQESPALKAPDGAFYTIASIDGGPRDDEVYITVVLEGQTNRQLPEYDTMQEVHLDQEGG comes from the coding sequence ATGTTTCGTAGCAGCCTGGACGCCATAAGGCGCCTCCTGAAGGACACGATTCCCGAGGTCACGACCACATACGTCAACACGGTTCCGGACGGCTTTAAACAGCCGTCTTTTTTCGTGCAATTGGCGACCCATTCGGGCGAGTTTTTGAACCTAAATTACCGACAGCAGCGGATGACCTGGCAGATCGTCTACTTCCCCAAACTCGCCCGCGGGCAAGAACCGGACGCATTCGATCAAATCGACGTTTCGGACCGCCTTATGACGGCATTGCAGGAATCACCTGCATTGAAAGCCCCTGACGGTGCTTTCTACACGATCGCAAGCATCGACGGCGGGCCGAGGGACGATGAAGTCTATATCACCGTTGTCCTGGAGGGTCAGACCAACCGGCAGCTGCCGGAATACGACACCATGCAAGAGGTCCACTTGGACCAAGAAGGAGGATGA
- a CDS encoding DUF2634 domain-containing protein yields the protein MADSPFPFIDGISEEATGTAIDQTAQADLPIWREYAWDFSTNDFVLVDGNPVRLEGLPALEIWMYKTMRTERFRYLAYSWEYGHELDSLLGQRSAPDKSEAERFVREALSSPYVLAFSDFEIEQSDDVLNLSFTAETVYGEVRIDGYRL from the coding sequence ATGGCTGATAGCCCGTTCCCTTTTATCGATGGCATTTCGGAGGAAGCAACCGGAACGGCCATCGACCAGACGGCTCAAGCAGATTTGCCGATCTGGCGGGAATATGCCTGGGACTTTTCGACGAATGATTTTGTTCTTGTCGACGGAAACCCTGTCCGACTGGAAGGGCTGCCGGCGCTTGAAATCTGGATGTACAAAACCATGCGGACCGAACGTTTCCGCTATCTTGCCTACAGCTGGGAGTATGGGCACGAGCTCGATAGCCTTCTCGGTCAGCGCAGCGCGCCGGATAAGTCCGAAGCGGAGAGGTTCGTCCGGGAAGCCTTGAGCAGCCCTTACGTTTTGGCGTTCTCTGACTTTGAAATCGAACAGTCGGATGACGTTCTTAACCTAAGCTTTACTGCAGAAACGGTCTATGGGGAGGTGAGGATAGATGGCTATAGATTATGA
- a CDS encoding LysM domain-containing protein yields MEEQFMPIDVVLSYNNGTETLRLPVPPTSYDLQTGMAHSTVNVHNLGEVLVMGKRKLNSITLESYFPIQDDGLCVYKDFPPPVTFVNTLNRWKESGKPLRLLITARGLSLNQVMAIEEFAYGHRPGPLDVYFTLTLREYRFVTAQQAASAPAITASANSASAARTSTKTPPKTYTVKKGDTGFLIAKRVYGDGSRWPEIKKKNGITDDRKLQIGQVLKI; encoded by the coding sequence ATGGAGGAGCAGTTCATGCCGATTGATGTAGTTTTGTCTTATAACAACGGCACGGAGACACTACGGCTACCGGTGCCGCCAACGTCATATGACCTGCAAACCGGAATGGCTCATAGCACAGTAAACGTCCACAACCTTGGTGAGGTATTGGTAATGGGCAAGCGGAAGCTAAATAGCATCACACTAGAAAGCTATTTCCCCATTCAAGACGATGGCTTGTGCGTTTATAAGGACTTCCCGCCGCCGGTCACTTTCGTCAACACCCTCAACCGTTGGAAGGAGAGCGGCAAGCCTCTGCGCCTGCTCATCACGGCGAGGGGGCTCAGCCTCAATCAAGTAATGGCAATTGAGGAATTCGCCTACGGTCATCGTCCGGGACCGCTGGACGTCTATTTTACATTGACGTTACGAGAATACCGCTTTGTCACTGCCCAGCAGGCCGCGTCAGCCCCAGCGATAACTGCCTCGGCGAATAGCGCCAGTGCGGCACGCACATCGACCAAAACACCGCCGAAGACATACACCGTCAAAAAAGGCGATACCGGATTTTTGATTGCCAAGAGGGTCTACGGCGACGGCAGCCGTTGGCCGGAAATCAAAAAGAAGAACGGGATTACAGATGACCGTAAGTTACAGATCGGGCAGGTGTTGAAAATATGA
- a CDS encoding DUF3599 family protein, producing the protein MSRRLMSQRCTVWRSLPQKDEYNTPLNGADDYQQVNLHPYPCRLSRKSIEANRGEPDTEIVEIYMLYMPAAADVQAGDLLKVNGAGEYRAGEPYRPNNHHTEVQVEREGSA; encoded by the coding sequence ATGAGCCGACGACTGATGTCGCAGCGCTGCACCGTTTGGCGCTCGCTACCGCAAAAGGACGAGTACAATACGCCCCTTAACGGGGCTGACGATTATCAGCAGGTTAACCTTCACCCATACCCATGCCGACTGTCTCGTAAAAGCATCGAGGCGAATCGCGGAGAACCGGATACGGAAATCGTGGAAATCTACATGCTCTATATGCCCGCGGCAGCCGACGTGCAAGCAGGGGACCTGCTGAAGGTCAACGGGGCCGGCGAGTACCGGGCGGGCGAACCGTATCGGCCCAATAATCACCATACGGAGGTTCAGGTGGAGCGGGAGGGTTCGGCATGA